A genomic segment from Lutibacter sp. A80 encodes:
- a CDS encoding TonB-dependent siderophore receptor: MMRYILLCIIFLISSNSFAQQDSIQHLKVVNLNTVILQKHSKGYKVLTLSDSVIIKNTESFSTLLRFNTPIYIKEYGAGGTSSASFRGTSASNTAVIWNGININSINNGQTGFNALNVNLVDNINVRSGGGSIEFGSGAIGGTVHLNDQLRFGKHLTNQLVSSVGSFNTYNNLYKFSYGTAKVAAKIGVSYNQSENDYKWLETDGLKNENGAYNNLSFSLGIAYKFNDFSKLSVYSTKYNGNREFSGTLPNPSAAKEKYKDYNFRNLLEYSYHKNEFTHAVKFAYLTQEYRYFADKNYDAYNFGKSKRYLLKYNFNYKITPNSSIETFSELESVLGKTDEIEEKNRKQFSQSLIYTQHIENIGSINAKVRKDFNSDYNVPFIFALGAELKPLKNTFIRFNGSKNYRVPTYNDLYWPALGNLDLIPESSIQGEFGIGYKTNEIKLDLGVYYIDSKDKIVWTPGGDPERPGIWTPINVDEAVNKGVEFTLALNKKVNKHLFNFNLNYSYTIAKDKSTDKYLTYVPKHLANASFSYTYKRINMFYQHLFNGEVYTTTDNSDNYILTYYNVGNIGAGYKLFQKENKNLSFGVKVNNVFNKLYEVLPSRPMPNRNFNININYKF, encoded by the coding sequence ATGATGAGATATATCCTTCTATGTATTATTTTTTTAATTAGTAGCAATTCTTTTGCTCAGCAAGATAGTATTCAGCATTTAAAGGTTGTAAATTTAAATACTGTAATATTACAAAAGCACTCTAAAGGATATAAAGTTTTAACTCTATCAGATTCTGTAATTATTAAAAATACAGAAAGTTTTTCAACATTATTGAGATTTAATACACCCATTTATATTAAAGAATATGGTGCTGGTGGAACCAGTTCAGCTAGTTTTAGAGGAACAAGTGCTTCTAACACCGCAGTTATTTGGAATGGGATTAATATAAACTCAATTAACAATGGACAAACGGGATTTAATGCTTTAAATGTAAATTTAGTTGATAATATAAATGTTAGAAGCGGAGGAGGAAGTATAGAATTTGGTTCTGGAGCTATTGGAGGAACGGTTCATTTAAATGATCAATTACGTTTTGGAAAGCATTTAACCAATCAATTAGTTTCTTCAGTAGGTAGTTTTAATACCTACAATAATTTATACAAGTTTTCTTATGGAACAGCTAAAGTAGCTGCTAAAATTGGAGTTTCTTATAATCAATCTGAAAATGACTACAAATGGTTAGAAACAGACGGATTAAAAAATGAAAATGGAGCTTATAATAACTTAAGTTTTAGTTTAGGTATTGCCTATAAATTCAATGATTTCAGTAAATTGAGTGTATATTCTACTAAATACAATGGTAATCGTGAGTTTTCTGGAACACTTCCAAATCCTTCAGCAGCTAAAGAAAAATATAAAGATTATAATTTTAGAAACTTATTAGAATATAGTTATCATAAAAATGAATTTACCCATGCTGTTAAATTTGCTTATTTAACGCAAGAGTATAGATATTTTGCTGATAAAAATTATGATGCTTATAACTTCGGAAAGTCGAAAAGATACTTGTTAAAGTATAATTTCAACTATAAAATAACCCCAAATTCAAGTATTGAAACCTTTTCTGAACTAGAATCTGTTCTTGGTAAAACAGATGAGATTGAAGAAAAAAATAGAAAGCAATTTTCACAATCACTTATTTATACACAACATATTGAAAACATTGGCTCAATAAATGCCAAGGTTCGAAAAGATTTTAATTCAGATTATAATGTGCCTTTTATTTTTGCTTTAGGTGCAGAATTAAAACCCTTGAAAAATACATTTATTAGATTCAATGGGTCTAAAAATTATAGAGTTCCAACGTATAATGATTTGTATTGGCCAGCATTGGGTAATTTAGATTTAATTCCAGAATCTTCTATACAAGGTGAATTTGGAATAGGCTATAAAACCAATGAAATTAAGTTAGATTTAGGAGTGTATTATATAGATTCTAAAGATAAAATTGTTTGGACTCCAGGTGGAGATCCTGAAAGACCAGGCATTTGGACACCAATTAATGTTGATGAAGCAGTTAATAAAGGTGTAGAATTTACGCTTGCTTTAAATAAAAAAGTTAATAAACATCTTTTTAATTTCAATCTAAACTATAGCTATACAATTGCCAAAGATAAAAGTACAGATAAGTATTTAACCTATGTACCTAAGCATTTGGCGAATGCTAGTTTTAGCTATACGTATAAAAGAATTAATATGTTTTACCAGCATTTATTTAATGGTGAAGTTTATACAACAACCGATAATTCAGACAATTATATCTTAACATATTATAATGTTGGAAATATTGGTGCAGGCTATAAATTATTTCAAAAAGAAAATAAAAATTTAAGCTTTGGAGTAAAAGTAAACAATGTATTTAATAAACTATACGAAGTTTTACCTAGTAGACCAATGCCTAACAGAAATTTTAATATAAACATAAACTATAAATTTTAA
- a CDS encoding adenosylcobinamide-GDP ribazoletransferase → MKKELDIFFTAIMFFTRIPCPKWIDHSPEILNKSTKYFSLIGIIVGCFGALIYWGFSFLFPQTIAIIASMVATIWLTGAFHEDGFADVCDGFGGGWTKEKILTIMKDSRLGTYGTIGLVSMLVFKFTGLNYQPNQLIITIVAGHSISRFISAILLYLYPYVRDDITSKAKPMGHAQKFSIVIWNGLIALIPLFFYNTYWIFLTLIPPFISMLLLGRFFKKWIGGQTGDCAGATQQVAEVIFYLSVLVLWKFI, encoded by the coding sequence ATGAAAAAAGAACTCGATATATTTTTTACAGCTATTATGTTTTTTACACGAATTCCGTGTCCAAAATGGATAGATCATTCTCCAGAAATTTTGAATAAAAGCACAAAATACTTTTCTCTAATAGGTATTATTGTTGGTTGTTTTGGAGCCTTAATTTATTGGGGATTTTCGTTTCTTTTTCCTCAAACCATTGCAATTATTGCTAGTATGGTTGCTACTATTTGGTTAACAGGAGCTTTTCACGAAGATGGATTTGCAGATGTTTGTGATGGTTTTGGAGGTGGTTGGACCAAGGAAAAAATACTAACTATAATGAAAGATTCTAGGTTAGGCACCTATGGCACAATTGGTTTAGTTAGTATGTTAGTGTTTAAATTTACAGGCTTAAATTATCAACCAAATCAATTAATAATTACGATAGTTGCAGGTCATAGTATTAGTAGGTTTATTTCAGCTATTTTGTTGTATTTATATCCTTATGTTAGAGATGATATTACAAGTAAGGCAAAACCTATGGGACACGCTCAAAAATTTTCAATAGTTATTTGGAATGGCTTAATAGCACTAATTCCTTTGTTTTTTTATAACACTTATTGGATATTTTTAACTTTAATTCCTCCTTTTATTTCAATGTTGCTTTTAGGACGATTTTTTAAAAAATGGATTGGTGGTCAAACTGGAGATTGTGCAGGAGCAACACAACAAGTGGCAGAAGTTATATTTTATTTAAGTGTATTAGTACTATGGAAATTTATTTAA
- the cobT gene encoding nicotinate-nucleotide--dimethylbenzimidazole phosphoribosyltransferase — translation MKTFSITPTNKDFLKEIAHKIDHKTKPLGSLGTLEIIAQKLCLIQNTLSPKLSKPTMLVFAGDHGIVNSYPVSSCPQEVTPQMVFNFLQGGAGINVFCKQHGFDLSVIDAGVNFDFDNYDVLINAKIAKGTRDYSVEPAMTKEQCEKAIDVAAEIVAEKHANGSNVISFGEMGIGNTSSASLLMSAITKQSIETCIGVGAGLTDEGLANKIDILTKVQKFHGVSENPLENLQNFGGFEVAMMTGAMLKAAELKMTLLIDGFIATSALLVAQEINKNVLDYCLYSHVSNEQGHIKMLEFLNATPILHLGLRLGEGTGAAVAYPIIQSAELFINQMASFESAGVVNPTA, via the coding sequence ATGAAAACATTTAGCATCACTCCTACCAATAAAGATTTTCTTAAGGAAATAGCACATAAAATAGATCATAAAACAAAGCCATTAGGATCGTTAGGAACCTTAGAAATTATAGCTCAAAAATTATGTTTAATTCAAAATACTTTATCTCCTAAGTTAAGTAAACCTACAATGCTTGTTTTTGCTGGAGATCACGGTATTGTTAACAGTTATCCCGTAAGCTCTTGTCCACAAGAAGTAACACCGCAAATGGTATTTAACTTTTTACAAGGTGGTGCAGGAATCAATGTTTTTTGCAAACAACACGGTTTTGATTTAAGTGTAATTGATGCAGGTGTAAATTTTGATTTTGACAATTATGATGTTTTAATTAACGCTAAAATTGCAAAAGGAACTAGAGATTATTCTGTAGAACCAGCAATGACAAAAGAGCAATGTGAAAAAGCAATAGATGTTGCTGCTGAAATTGTTGCCGAAAAACACGCTAATGGTAGTAATGTAATTTCATTTGGTGAAATGGGAATTGGAAATACTTCTTCTGCTTCTTTATTAATGAGTGCTATTACAAAACAATCTATAGAAACTTGTATTGGTGTTGGAGCCGGTTTAACCGATGAGGGTTTAGCTAATAAAATTGATATTTTAACTAAGGTTCAAAAATTTCATGGTGTTAGTGAAAATCCACTGGAAAATTTACAAAATTTTGGCGGTTTTGAAGTTGCTATGATGACTGGAGCTATGTTAAAAGCTGCGGAGTTAAAAATGACCTTACTTATTGATGGTTTTATTGCTACTTCTGCCCTATTAGTAGCACAAGAAATTAATAAAAATGTATTGGATTACTGCTTATATTCTCACGTTTCAAACGAACAAGGACATATTAAAATGTTAGAATTTTTAAATGCTACACCAATTTTACATTTAGGTTTACGTTTAGGTGAAGGAACTGGTGCTGCGGTTGCATATCCTATTATTCAATCTGCGGAACTTTTTATAAATCAAATGGCTAGCTTTGAAAGTGCTGGTGTAGTTAATCCTACGGCGTAA
- the cobC gene encoding alpha-ribazole phosphatase family protein, with product MEIYLIRHTTPKIEKGICYGQADLNVADSFEEELKIILKSITFDENTVVYSSPLKRCIKLASKFSNNVLTDKRLMELNFGDWELLKWDDLPKEASNIWMNNFVTVSTPNGEAYIDLAKRANELFTEISSLSAKKIIIVTHAGVIRSILSKIKNIHLKDSFDIKVEYGQLFKIIKQNNTFTIL from the coding sequence ATGGAAATTTATTTAATTAGGCATACAACGCCAAAAATTGAAAAAGGAATTTGCTATGGTCAAGCAGATTTAAATGTTGCTGATTCTTTTGAAGAAGAATTAAAGATTATTTTAAAATCCATTACTTTTGATGAAAATACAGTAGTTTATTCAAGTCCGTTAAAAAGATGTATAAAACTAGCTTCTAAATTTTCTAATAATGTTTTAACAGACAAACGATTAATGGAGTTAAATTTTGGAGATTGGGAACTTTTAAAATGGGATGATTTACCAAAAGAAGCATCTAATATTTGGATGAATAATTTTGTAACAGTCTCAACACCAAATGGTGAAGCCTATATAGATTTAGCTAAAAGAGCGAATGAATTATTTACCGAAATCTCGTCATTATCCGCAAAAAAAATAATTATTGTCACCCACGCAGGTGTTATAAGAAGTATTCTTTCAAAAATTAAGAATATTCATTTAAAAGATTCTTTTGATATAAAAGTTGAATATGGACAACTATTTAAAATCATAAAACAAAATAATACCTTTACCATACTTTAA
- a CDS encoding bifunctional adenosylcobinamide kinase/adenosylcobinamide-phosphate guanylyltransferase translates to MIYYITGGERSGKSSYAQKLAESLSNTPYYLATSRIWDKDFEKRVERHKNDRDERWTTIEEETIISEVIPENSVIVIDCVTLWLTNLYFDSENNVEKALELASIEIEKLAKINAEIIIISNEIGMGVHAQTHIARKFTELQGWTNQRIANKADKAIFMVSGLPLTLK, encoded by the coding sequence ATGATTTACTATATAACTGGTGGAGAACGATCTGGCAAAAGTAGCTATGCCCAAAAATTAGCTGAAAGCTTAAGTAATACTCCTTATTATTTGGCAACATCAAGAATTTGGGACAAAGATTTTGAAAAAAGAGTTGAACGCCATAAAAATGATAGAGATGAACGTTGGACAACCATAGAAGAGGAAACAATAATTTCTGAAGTAATTCCTGAAAATAGTGTTATAGTTATAGATTGCGTTACTCTTTGGCTTACAAATTTATATTTTGATTCAGAAAACAACGTAGAAAAAGCATTAGAATTGGCTTCAATTGAAATTGAAAAATTAGCTAAAATAAATGCTGAAATAATAATAATTTCTAATGAAATTGGAATGGGTGTTCACGCTCAAACACATATTGCAAGAAAATTTACAGAATTACAAGGTTGGACTAACCAACGCATTGCAAATAAAGCAGATAAAGCCATTTTTATGGTTTCAGGATTACCTCTTACGTTAAAATAA
- a CDS encoding YncE family protein, whose amino-acid sequence MKISKFLLSLFILSIIFVSCEDEDDEPQLPKGDYENGIIVSGEGGSSGSVYYVSNDFTTTESLIYKTVNNEELSNYLQSISFDENYAYLIVDNQNTITVVNRYTFEKVGVITTGLKKPRYMAIVGDKGYVTNWAEGSYGADIDDDYVAIVDLNTFEVTSTISLSIGVERIIENNGKLYVSHKGGNGSNNIISVIDIATNGVTEITVNDNPDELFIDNSGNLVVLCEGKTVYNPDWTVKENTIGSILKINTSTNTIISQLDFPEGTHPTLLDKDDSGNLYYSIYNSIYKVEQNSTTLPTSAYLQTSAGSNYGLAINGANLFVVDAGDFASEGDLLIYDIATKGLIQSFKAPIAASKIYFN is encoded by the coding sequence ATGAAAATCAGTAAATTTTTACTTAGCTTATTTATACTAAGCATAATATTTGTATCGTGTGAGGATGAAGATGATGAACCTCAATTGCCAAAAGGTGATTATGAAAATGGGATTATTGTAAGTGGTGAAGGAGGAAGCTCAGGATCTGTTTATTATGTATCTAACGACTTTACCACTACAGAAAGCTTAATTTATAAAACAGTAAATAATGAAGAATTAAGCAATTATTTACAATCAATTTCTTTTGATGAAAACTATGCGTATTTAATTGTTGATAATCAAAATACAATAACAGTAGTAAATAGATATACTTTTGAAAAAGTAGGGGTTATTACTACAGGTTTAAAAAAGCCAAGATATATGGCTATTGTTGGTGATAAAGGTTATGTTACTAATTGGGCTGAAGGATCTTACGGAGCAGATATTGATGATGATTATGTTGCAATTGTAGATTTAAACACATTTGAAGTTACAAGTACAATTTCATTATCAATTGGAGTGGAAAGAATAATTGAAAATAATGGAAAATTATATGTTTCTCATAAAGGAGGAAACGGAAGCAACAATATAATATCTGTTATTGATATCGCAACAAATGGAGTAACAGAAATAACTGTAAATGACAATCCAGATGAATTATTTATTGATAATTCTGGAAACTTAGTTGTTTTATGTGAAGGAAAAACAGTTTATAATCCAGATTGGACAGTTAAAGAAAATACTATTGGAAGTATCTTGAAAATTAATACATCAACAAATACAATAATTTCTCAATTAGATTTTCCTGAGGGAACACACCCAACTTTATTAGATAAAGATGATAGTGGAAATTTATATTATAGTATTTACAATTCTATTTATAAAGTAGAACAAAATTCAACTACATTACCAACTAGTGCTTATTTACAAACTTCTGCTGGTTCAAATTATGGATTAGCAATTAATGGAGCTAATTTATTTGTGGTTGATGCTGGAGATTTTGCAAGTGAAGGTGATTTATTAATTTATGATATAGCTACAAAAGGTTTAATTCAATCTTTTAAAGCACCAATTGCCGCTTCAAAAATTTACTTTAATTAA